One part of the Ranitomeya imitator isolate aRanImi1 chromosome 10, aRanImi1.pri, whole genome shotgun sequence genome encodes these proteins:
- the LOC138651851 gene encoding leucine-rich glioma-inactivated protein 1-like: MRLSICLSVGLIFFLGIVPSCLMRAKRPPRWKCPASCNCTIDNVLCDGSSHIPSTYSLDIISVSFLRCGFQNIPSDSFTLSQTMQILLFTSCSFEEISDDAFLKLKHLEYLFIENNNIKQISGNALRGLRSLIHLSLANNHLESLPSGLFRTLTAIKHIDLRGNPLHCDCQIKWLVQWAHGAGKNVAMWPPLPCEEPAKVKGKGLHELNEGDFYCVSSNIVQRWTFKLPSLSVKAFDYNTEHYVVITHPFDGRCTFMEWDHVAYQFRYYDAIKGISVVSCLPLVIGKQLFVVVAQLYGGTSVYRRDPSPGSPSAFHRFQHFPDIRKPNDIESFTSAEGEHYFIVADSAKSGASTLYRWDGRGFYPQQQLPRWYRDTDAEPLMLSGSPHLIMSSGSQRPLVYRFQNKRLERLTDIPEAWDVYAVKHFTDAEDGIFACLVRYMGDSSLVRWNGSMFRQLQQLPSRGSHVFQPMMLGQRWHALLGNDFGYTWVYRLEKWKHWDIEETNDKEGPIGPLVPVQELKVLEARAFTSIKVQGRQLIFVASFGGDSLVFEYVEKE; the protein is encoded by the exons ATGAGACTATCAATCTGCCTGTCGGTTGGCCTCATATTCTTCTTGGGAATCGTTCCCTCATGTTTGATGAGAGCAAAGAGACCTCCGAGATGGAAGTGTCCAGCCTCCTGCAATTGCACCATCGACAATGTCCTCTGTGATGGGTCCAGCCACATTCCCAGCACTTATTCCTTGGATATCATCTCCGT CTCGTTCCTCAGATGCGGCTTCCAGAACATCCCCTCCGACAGCTTCACCCTGTCGCAGACGATGCAGATCTT ACTCTTCACGTCTTGTTCCTTCGAGGAGATTTCAGATGACGCCTTTCTGAAGCTGAAACACTTGGAGTACTT GTTTATTGAAAACAACAATATCAAGCAAATTTCAGGAAACGCATTACGAGGCCTGAGGTCACTGATCCACCT GAGCTTGGCCAATAATCACCTGGAATCTCTTCCCAGCGGATTATTTCGGACCCTCACAGCCATCAAACACAT agatcTACGTGGGAATCCTCTCCACTGCGACTGTCAGATTAAGTGGCTGGTGCAGTGGGCACACGGAGCGGGGAAGAACGTGGCCATGTGGCCTCCTTTACCTTGTGAGGAACCAGCCAAGGTCAAGGGGAAAGGCTTACACGAGCTCAACGAGGGCGACTTCTACTGCGTCAGCAGCA ACATCGTACAGCGGTGGACCTTCAAGCTTCCCTCCTTGTCCGTCAAGGCTTTTGACTATAACACGGAGCATTATGTGGTGATCACGCACCCGTTCGATGGCAGGTGCACCTTCATGGAGTGGGATCACGTGGCGTATCAATTCAGATATTATGACGCTATCAAAG GCATTTCCGTGGTCTCCTGCCTGCCGCTTGTTATAGGTAAGCAGCTATTCGTTGTGGTGGCCCAACTCTATGGTGGCACTTCGGTCTACCGGCGGGACCCCTCACCCGGGAGCCCATCTGCCTTCCATCGTTTCCAGCACTTCCCCGATATCCGAAAACCCAACGACATTGAAAGCTTCACTTCCGCAGAAGGGGAACACTACTTCATCGTTGCAGATAGCGCCAAGTCTGGAGCCAGCACCTTGTATCGATGGGACGGTCGTGGTTTCTACCCTCAACAGCAGCTCCCGCGATGGTACCGGGACACCGATGCCGAACCTCTTATGCTCTCTGGTTCTCCTCATCTCATCATGAGCAGCGGTTCCCAGAGGCCCCTTGTGTATCGGTTCCAGAACAAGCGGCTGGAGCGTCTTACCGATATTCCTGAAGCTTGGGATGTCTATGCTGTTAAACACTTCACGGATGCAGAAGATGGCATCTTTGCCTGCTTGGTTCGTTACATGGGCGATTCGTCCCTCGTCCGGTGGAACGGCTCGATGTTTCGGCAGCTCCAGCAGTTACCCTCCAGAGGGTCCCATGTCTTTCAGCCCATGATGCTTGGCCAACGATGGCACGCTCTTCTTGGAAATGACTTTGGCTATACGTGGGTCTACCGGCTGGAGAAATGGAAACATTGGGACATTGAGGAGACCAATGATAAGGAGGGGCCCATAGGACCTCTGGTGCCGGTGCAGGAACTCAAAGTCCTAGAGGCACGTGCGTTCACCTCCATCAAGGTGCAGGGACGACAGTTAATTTTTGTGGCCAGTTTCGGAGGGGACTCGTTGGTGTTTGAGTATGTGGAAAAGGAGTAA